From Shewanella yunxiaonensis, the proteins below share one genomic window:
- the arsC gene encoding arsenate reductase (glutaredoxin) (This arsenate reductase requires both glutathione and glutaredoxin to convert arsenate to arsenite, after which the efflux transporter formed by ArsA and ArsB can extrude the arsenite from the cell, providing resistance.), with protein MPNVTLYHNPRCSKSRDALTLLQNTGCHIDIIEYLKTPPDANAIKTLLAQLQLSPRELMRTKEAEYKELGLDNPELTDDELIAALVATPKLIERPIAVANGKAIIGRPPIQVLSIL; from the coding sequence ATGCCAAACGTAACGCTATATCATAATCCTCGCTGCTCCAAAAGCCGCGACGCACTGACATTATTGCAAAACACCGGCTGCCATATCGACATCATCGAGTATTTGAAAACACCGCCTGATGCCAACGCGATCAAAACCCTCCTCGCGCAATTACAGTTATCTCCCAGAGAACTGATGCGAACCAAAGAAGCCGAATACAAAGAACTGGGGTTGGATAATCCGGAATTAACTGATGATGAATTAATCGCCGCGCTGGTGGCAACCCCAAAACTTATAGAGCGACCTATCGCTGTTGCGAACGGCAAAGCTATTATTGGCCGACCGCCTATTCAAGTATTGAGCATTCTATAA
- the hda gene encoding DnaA inactivator Hda, translated as MTQHVPLQLSLPVHLPDDETFQSYYPAAGNDQLIQTLRACAEGHGPQALFLWGPEKSGRTHLIHAACAHANEHGRSSFYVPLGIHASISTALLEGLEMLHLVCIDDVDAIAGHPLWEEALFDLYNRVAERSDCALVVSGRHAPAECGFVLPDLVSRMQWGLNYQLHPMADDEKLAALQRRAAMRGLQLPEDVGKFLLNRLARDLRTLFDVLDKLDKASMVHQRKLTIPFIKEILRL; from the coding sequence TTGACTCAACATGTTCCACTGCAGTTATCGCTGCCGGTGCATTTGCCGGATGACGAGACCTTTCAAAGCTACTACCCCGCAGCAGGGAATGATCAGCTGATCCAAACACTGCGGGCTTGTGCTGAAGGTCACGGACCTCAGGCTCTGTTTTTGTGGGGGCCAGAAAAGTCGGGGCGCACCCACCTTATTCATGCCGCTTGTGCCCATGCCAACGAACATGGGCGTAGTAGTTTCTATGTCCCTCTAGGCATTCATGCCAGTATTTCAACCGCATTACTGGAAGGATTGGAAATGCTGCATCTGGTATGCATCGATGACGTCGATGCGATTGCCGGACACCCGTTGTGGGAAGAGGCGCTATTTGATCTTTATAATCGTGTGGCGGAACGCTCAGACTGTGCTCTGGTGGTGAGTGGTCGTCACGCGCCCGCTGAATGTGGTTTCGTACTGCCAGATCTGGTTTCCCGAATGCAATGGGGGCTGAATTATCAGCTGCATCCTATGGCGGATGATGAAAAACTGGCGGCGTTGCAACGTCGTGCGGCGATGCGCGGACTGCAGTTGCCAGAGGATGTGGGCAAATTTTTATTAAACCGATTGGCGCGCGATCTTCGGACATTATTTGATGTGCTGGATAAGTTAGATAAAGCCTCTATGGTTCATCAACGTAAGCTCACCATTCCGTTTATTAAAGAGATCCTCAGACTTTAG
- a CDS encoding DUF2066 domain-containing protein: protein MHASAVEVSQLDQSVVNVASRSDADREAAIREALSNVLVKNSGARSVLNNNMVAERLGQASSMVMQFGYTDDQGQLKLQALFEHDKIINLLRAAGEPVWGRQRPLTLIWLASDENNQPQIVADGVTNDERQLFADASSQRGIPVLFPLMDLDDLQAVNVNDVRGQFADTVARASARYQADYFAMASLTTVGDGIHYQISLYDKTNSEQAFMQPLISDQNTAVDKPAAIAAMMFTLSNYFVSRYAVADSGESQQTTVTFSAITQKQLVEIEAFLKQLTAVKSITIDQLQGDKVSYRLQLFGSVAELKNLFSLESRMVAAPETASAGFDNSVSAGTYEWHSRQ, encoded by the coding sequence ATGCATGCATCTGCTGTCGAGGTCAGTCAGCTTGACCAGTCTGTTGTCAATGTTGCCTCACGTTCGGATGCTGATCGTGAGGCGGCCATTCGTGAAGCGCTCAGCAACGTATTGGTGAAAAATTCCGGTGCGCGCAGTGTGCTCAACAATAATATGGTAGCTGAACGTCTGGGTCAGGCATCATCAATGGTGATGCAGTTTGGTTATACCGATGATCAAGGCCAACTTAAGTTACAGGCATTATTCGAACACGATAAAATCATTAACCTGTTACGTGCTGCTGGTGAACCCGTATGGGGGCGGCAGCGCCCACTGACGCTCATCTGGTTAGCAAGTGATGAAAATAACCAACCGCAAATTGTGGCGGATGGGGTCACTAATGACGAGCGCCAGCTGTTTGCTGATGCGTCATCTCAGCGTGGGATCCCTGTGCTATTTCCATTAATGGATCTGGATGATCTGCAGGCGGTTAACGTGAATGATGTCCGTGGCCAGTTTGCCGATACCGTTGCCAGAGCTTCTGCACGATATCAGGCGGATTATTTTGCGATGGCATCGCTGACGACGGTTGGCGACGGCATTCATTATCAAATTTCGTTGTACGATAAGACGAATAGTGAGCAAGCTTTTATGCAGCCCCTAATTTCTGACCAAAATACTGCTGTAGATAAGCCTGCTGCAATTGCGGCAATGATGTTCACGCTTTCCAACTACTTTGTCTCTCGTTATGCGGTCGCTGATTCTGGTGAATCTCAGCAAACAACCGTGACCTTTAGCGCCATCACTCAAAAGCAGTTAGTAGAAATAGAAGCGTTTCTAAAGCAACTGACCGCGGTGAAGTCCATCACCATTGATCAGCTGCAGGGTGATAAAGTCAGCTATCGGTTGCAATTGTTTGGCTCGGTAGCTGAACTCAAAAATTTATTTAGCCTAGAATCGCGAATGGTTGCGGCACCGGAGACTGCCAGTGCAGGATTTGACAACAGTGTCAGTGCTGGCACATACGAATGGCATAGCCGCCAATAA
- a CDS encoding uracil-xanthine permease family protein: MKNLTLPLQGAQMLFVAFGALVLVPLLTGLDASVALFTAGIGTLIFQLVTKRQVPIFLASSFAFIAPITYGVGHWGVSATMGGLIAAGAVYLVLSTLVKLRGPEFITRLLPPVVVGPVIMIIGLGLAPTAVNMALGKTGDGSAVLVPQQAALMISIASLVTTITVAIFAKGLLRLMPILAGIIVGYVLSLFMGIVDFGAIDNAAWFSIPNFVTPEFNWKAIAFMIPVAIAPAVEHIGDIVAISNVTGKDFLQKPGLHRTLAGDGLATMAAVALGGPPNTTYSEVTGAVTLTRNFNPVTMTWAAITAIILAFVGKLGAALQTIPVPVMGGIMCLLFGSIAAIGLNSMIRAQVDLAQPRNLAIVGVTLVFGIGGMAFGVGDFSLTGISLCGIVAILMNLVLPHDLPHHEKA; encoded by the coding sequence ATGAAAAACCTCACCCTTCCGCTGCAAGGTGCACAAATGTTATTTGTTGCCTTCGGCGCGCTGGTATTGGTCCCGCTGCTCACGGGGCTCGACGCCAGTGTTGCACTATTTACTGCCGGTATCGGCACCCTGATATTCCAACTGGTCACTAAACGCCAAGTGCCAATCTTTCTGGCATCTTCTTTTGCCTTCATTGCGCCGATCACATACGGTGTTGGACACTGGGGCGTATCCGCCACCATGGGCGGATTGATCGCCGCTGGTGCTGTATACCTGGTGTTATCAACGCTGGTGAAACTGCGTGGTCCTGAATTTATAACTCGTCTGTTGCCACCCGTTGTTGTTGGCCCGGTGATTATGATCATCGGTCTTGGGCTGGCGCCCACCGCCGTTAACATGGCCTTAGGTAAAACGGGTGACGGCAGTGCCGTATTAGTGCCACAACAAGCCGCGCTGATGATCTCGATTGCGTCGCTGGTAACAACCATTACCGTGGCCATTTTCGCCAAAGGTTTACTGCGTTTGATGCCCATTTTAGCCGGTATTATTGTGGGCTATGTCTTAAGTCTGTTTATGGGCATTGTCGATTTTGGCGCTATTGATAATGCAGCTTGGTTCTCCATTCCAAACTTCGTTACACCTGAATTTAACTGGAAAGCCATCGCCTTTATGATCCCCGTTGCAATTGCACCAGCGGTCGAACATATCGGTGATATTGTGGCAATCTCAAATGTCACGGGGAAAGACTTCCTGCAAAAACCTGGTTTGCATCGCACCCTGGCAGGTGACGGTCTGGCAACCATGGCAGCCGTTGCCCTGGGTGGTCCACCAAATACCACGTACTCCGAAGTGACTGGTGCGGTTACCCTGACCCGCAACTTTAACCCTGTCACTATGACCTGGGCAGCCATTACTGCAATTATCCTGGCATTTGTCGGTAAGCTAGGTGCAGCATTGCAAACAATTCCTGTGCCTGTGATGGGCGGCATTATGTGCCTGCTGTTTGGTTCCATTGCGGCTATCGGTCTGAATTCCATGATCCGCGCGCAGGTGGATTTGGCGCAACCACGCAATTTGGCAATTGTGGGGGTTACCTTGGTATTTGGTATCGGTGGCATGGCGTTTGGTGTAGGTGATTTCAGCCTTACCGGGATCAGTCTCTGTGGTATTGTGGCGATTCTGATGAATTTGGTGTTGCCACATGATTTACCTCATCACGAGAAAGCCTGA
- the ruvB gene encoding Holliday junction branch migration DNA helicase RuvB gives MIEADRLIQPHSNNPQEELIDRAMRPKLLDEYTGQNEARTQLKVFIQAAKNRNEALDHMLIYGPPGLGKTTLAMIVANEMGVNIKSTSGPVLEKAGDLAALLTNLEAGDVLFIDEIHRLSPVVEEILYPAMEDYQLDIMIGEGPAARSIKLDIPPFTLIGATTRAGALTSPLRARFGIPLRLEFYNVDDLSTIVTRSASMLGLPLEQDGAREIACRSRGTPRIANRLLRRVRDFAEVKHDGRITQTVAQQALDMLDVDGEGFDYMDRKLLLAIIDKFMGGPVGLDNVAAAIGEERETIEDVLEPFLIQQGFIQRTPRGRIATDRAYRHFGIMKPE, from the coding sequence ATGATTGAGGCAGACAGACTGATTCAGCCCCACAGTAACAATCCGCAGGAAGAGTTGATCGACCGCGCCATGCGGCCAAAACTGCTGGATGAATACACCGGGCAGAATGAAGCCAGAACTCAACTGAAAGTATTTATTCAGGCAGCCAAAAACCGTAACGAAGCCTTAGATCACATGTTGATCTATGGCCCGCCAGGATTGGGTAAAACCACCTTGGCGATGATTGTTGCTAATGAAATGGGCGTGAACATCAAGTCCACTTCCGGTCCGGTGTTGGAAAAAGCGGGTGACTTAGCGGCACTGCTGACTAATCTCGAAGCTGGCGATGTGCTGTTTATCGATGAAATCCATCGGTTAAGCCCTGTGGTTGAAGAAATTCTTTATCCCGCAATGGAAGATTATCAGTTAGACATCATGATTGGTGAAGGCCCGGCTGCGCGTTCTATCAAACTGGATATTCCTCCGTTTACATTGATCGGCGCGACCACCCGTGCTGGAGCGTTGACTTCGCCATTGCGTGCACGTTTCGGGATCCCGCTGCGGTTAGAGTTTTACAATGTGGACGATCTTAGCACTATTGTGACACGGTCCGCTTCGATGCTGGGACTGCCGTTAGAACAGGATGGCGCCAGAGAAATTGCTTGTCGTTCCCGCGGCACTCCGCGTATTGCCAATCGGTTGTTGCGGCGGGTGCGAGATTTTGCTGAAGTTAAACATGATGGCCGTATTACCCAGACTGTGGCGCAACAGGCGCTGGACATGCTGGATGTGGACGGAGAAGGCTTTGACTACATGGACCGCAAGCTGTTACTGGCGATTATCGATAAGTTTATGGGCGGTCCGGTAGGATTGGATAACGTGGCTGCGGCAATTGGTGAAGAGCGCGAAACTATTGAAGACGTATTGGAGCCATTCTTAATTCAGCAGGGATTTATTCAGCGGACGCCGCGAGGCCGTATCGCTACTGACCGTGCATATCGCCATTTCGGCATAATGAAACCGGAGTAG
- the ruvA gene encoding Holliday junction branch migration protein RuvA, with protein MIGRLHGILLEKQAPDVLLDVQGVGYELQMPLTSFYELPELNQAATIYTHFVVREDAQLLYGFITKQERSLFRLLIKANGVGPKLALTILSGMTAQEFVNCVERDDIATLVKLPGVGKKTAERLLVEMRDKLKSLLETASGNEREFVLKSNYAPPIINSAEEDAMAALLALGYKPAQASKAVSSAFEEGMDSETLIKAALKSML; from the coding sequence ATGATAGGGCGTTTACACGGTATTCTGCTGGAAAAACAGGCTCCGGATGTGCTGTTGGATGTGCAGGGGGTTGGCTATGAATTGCAGATGCCGCTCACCAGCTTTTACGAACTACCAGAATTGAACCAGGCGGCAACCATTTACACCCATTTCGTGGTGCGGGAAGATGCGCAACTTTTGTATGGTTTCATCACCAAACAGGAGCGGTCGCTGTTCCGGTTGCTGATCAAAGCTAACGGTGTTGGTCCGAAACTGGCGTTAACCATTTTGTCAGGCATGACCGCCCAAGAGTTTGTCAATTGTGTCGAGCGTGATGATATTGCCACGTTGGTGAAACTTCCCGGTGTGGGTAAAAAAACCGCCGAGCGTTTATTGGTAGAAATGCGCGATAAACTCAAGAGCCTGCTGGAAACTGCCAGCGGTAACGAACGTGAGTTTGTGCTCAAATCCAATTATGCGCCGCCCATTATCAACAGTGCCGAAGAAGATGCTATGGCGGCTTTGCTGGCGCTGGGTTACAAACCGGCACAAGCCAGTAAAGCGGTATCATCAGCTTTTGAAGAGGGGATGGATTCTGAAACCCTTATTAAAGCTGCGCTTAAATCGATGTTATAA
- the ruvC gene encoding crossover junction endodeoxyribonuclease RuvC has translation MSIILGVDPGSRITGYGVIQCQGRHQLYLGSGCIRTSSEDLPSRLKQIFDGISEIIRQYQPEQLAIERVFMAKNADSALKLGQARGAAIVAATVAGLPVSEYSATQIKSAIVGTGRAQKTQVQHMIQHLLQLPAKPQADAADALSVALCHYHTCQSLVSLGGKASIRTYGRYK, from the coding sequence ATGTCGATTATCCTGGGTGTTGACCCTGGCTCTCGGATCACCGGTTACGGTGTTATCCAGTGTCAGGGACGACACCAGCTTTACTTAGGCAGTGGCTGCATTCGCACATCCTCAGAAGATCTTCCCTCTCGGCTGAAACAGATTTTCGACGGCATTTCTGAAATTATTCGTCAGTATCAACCCGAACAGCTCGCAATTGAGCGAGTGTTTATGGCAAAAAATGCTGACTCTGCACTTAAACTTGGTCAAGCGCGTGGTGCGGCAATTGTTGCAGCTACCGTGGCAGGATTACCGGTGTCAGAGTACTCCGCCACGCAAATTAAAAGCGCCATTGTCGGTACTGGCCGCGCTCAGAAGACCCAGGTACAGCATATGATCCAGCACCTGTTGCAACTACCCGCAAAACCGCAGGCGGATGCCGCAGATGCACTCAGCGTGGCACTGTGTCATTATCATACCTGTCAGAGCCTGGTCTCTCTTGGCGGCAAGGCAAGTATCAGAACTTACGGAAGATATAAATGA
- a CDS encoding YebC/PmpR family DNA-binding transcriptional regulator, giving the protein MAGHSKWANIKHRKGRQDAKRGKLFTKFIRELTVSAREGGPDPDSNPRLRAAIDKALSNNMTRDTVDRAIKRGAGELDGENLETIVYEGYGPGGTAVMVECMTDNRNRSVTGVRNAFNKSGGNLGTDGSVAYLFTKQGVISYDEGTDEDAIMEAALEAGADDVVVNDDSSVDVYTTPSAFGAVKDALDAAGFESVNAEVTMVPSTKAELDEETAPKFLRLIDMLEDHDDVQEVYHNGEISDEIMEKLDV; this is encoded by the coding sequence ATGGCAGGTCATAGTAAATGGGCCAACATCAAACACCGCAAAGGTCGTCAAGACGCTAAGCGCGGTAAGCTTTTCACCAAATTTATCCGGGAACTGACTGTCAGTGCCCGTGAAGGTGGCCCTGATCCCGATTCTAACCCTCGATTGCGTGCAGCGATAGACAAAGCCCTGTCCAACAACATGACTCGCGATACCGTGGATCGTGCGATCAAACGTGGTGCTGGTGAACTGGATGGCGAAAATCTGGAAACCATCGTGTATGAAGGTTATGGCCCAGGTGGCACTGCAGTAATGGTGGAATGTATGACCGACAACCGCAATCGTTCGGTGACCGGCGTCCGTAATGCCTTTAACAAATCCGGTGGTAATTTAGGTACTGATGGTTCAGTTGCTTACCTGTTCACCAAACAGGGCGTTATCTCCTATGATGAAGGTACCGACGAAGATGCCATAATGGAAGCCGCACTGGAAGCGGGTGCCGACGATGTTGTGGTCAATGACGACAGTTCCGTTGATGTTTACACCACACCAAGTGCGTTTGGTGCAGTGAAAGATGCACTGGATGCGGCGGGTTTTGAGTCAGTTAACGCTGAAGTGACTATGGTGCCTTCTACGAAAGCAGAATTAGACGAAGAAACTGCCCCTAAATTCCTACGTCTTATCGATATGCTGGAAGACCATGATGACGTACAAGAGGTTTACCATAATGGTGAAATCTCAGACGAAATCATGGAAAAACTGGACGTATAA
- the aspS gene encoding aspartate--tRNA ligase has translation MRSHYCGDVNKSHVGQEVTLAGWVNRSRDLGGVIFLDLRDREGLIQVVYDPDMPEVFKVASSLRAEFCVQVKGIVRARPDSQVNSQMRTGEIEVLGTELTIINAADPLPLSMDNYQNNSEEQRLKYRYLDLRRPEMTQRLIFRAQVTSAVRRFLDTHGFLDIETPILTKATPEGARDYLVPSRTYKGEFFALPQSPQLFKQLLMMSGFDRYYQIVKCFRDEDLRADRQPEFTQIDIETSFLTSDQVREITEEMVRGLFLELLNVDLGKFPVMTWQEAMRRFGSDKPDLRNPLELVDIADLVKDVEFAVFKGPANDPEGRVVTIRVPGGAAMSRKQIDDYGKYISVFGAKGLAWMKVNDLAAGMDGIQSPILKFLNEDVVKALLARTEAQSGDILLFGADNATVVAEAMGALRLKLGQDFNLLQGEWRPLWVIDFPMFEKADGGWHAVHHPFTAPSSVTAEELAANPGAAVSDAYDMVLNGVELGGGSVRIHKQKMQATVFNILGIEEQEAQEKFGFLLEALRYGTPPHAGLAFGLDRMVMLMTGASSIRDVMAFPKTTTAACPLTNAPSPANPQQLAELGINVVAKNSDKAE, from the coding sequence ATGCGCAGCCATTATTGTGGGGACGTTAATAAGTCTCACGTTGGACAAGAAGTCACCCTGGCAGGGTGGGTTAATCGTAGCCGTGACCTCGGTGGCGTAATATTTTTGGATCTACGTGACCGTGAAGGTTTGATCCAAGTGGTTTACGACCCGGATATGCCAGAGGTGTTCAAAGTTGCCAGCAGTCTGCGTGCTGAATTCTGTGTGCAGGTAAAAGGGATCGTCCGAGCACGCCCTGACAGCCAGGTAAACAGTCAAATGCGCACTGGCGAAATCGAAGTGCTGGGAACAGAACTGACGATTATAAACGCTGCTGATCCGCTACCGCTGAGTATGGATAACTACCAGAATAACAGTGAAGAACAGCGTCTGAAGTATCGTTACCTGGATTTGCGTCGTCCTGAGATGACGCAACGGTTAATCTTCCGCGCACAAGTGACTAGTGCTGTTCGTCGGTTTTTAGACACTCACGGTTTCTTGGATATTGAAACGCCCATTCTGACAAAAGCAACTCCAGAAGGTGCGCGTGACTATTTGGTGCCGAGTCGCACCTATAAAGGTGAATTCTTTGCCTTGCCTCAATCACCACAGCTGTTCAAACAGTTGCTGATGATGTCAGGTTTTGACCGCTACTATCAGATCGTTAAGTGCTTCCGAGACGAAGACCTGCGTGCTGACCGCCAGCCTGAGTTTACGCAGATTGATATTGAAACCTCGTTTCTGACATCCGATCAGGTACGTGAAATCACTGAAGAGATGGTGCGTGGTCTGTTCCTGGAACTGCTGAATGTTGATCTCGGTAAATTCCCAGTAATGACCTGGCAGGAAGCCATGCGCCGTTTTGGTTCTGATAAGCCAGATCTGCGTAACCCGCTGGAATTGGTCGATATTGCAGACCTTGTTAAAGATGTAGAATTTGCCGTATTTAAAGGCCCGGCAAATGATCCAGAAGGTCGCGTAGTCACCATTCGGGTACCGGGCGGCGCTGCCATGTCACGTAAACAGATTGATGACTATGGTAAATATATCAGTGTGTTTGGTGCTAAAGGTCTGGCATGGATGAAGGTCAATGATCTGGCGGCTGGAATGGATGGCATCCAATCACCAATTCTCAAGTTCCTCAATGAAGACGTAGTAAAAGCACTGCTGGCGCGCACTGAAGCTCAGAGCGGCGACATTCTGCTGTTTGGTGCGGATAATGCTACCGTTGTGGCAGAGGCGATGGGTGCGCTACGTTTGAAACTGGGTCAGGATTTCAATCTGCTGCAAGGTGAGTGGCGTCCGTTGTGGGTGATCGACTTCCCGATGTTCGAGAAGGCCGATGGCGGCTGGCATGCCGTGCACCATCCTTTCACCGCTCCAAGTTCGGTGACGGCCGAAGAACTGGCCGCCAACCCTGGCGCCGCAGTCTCCGATGCATACGATATGGTGCTCAATGGCGTGGAATTAGGTGGCGGTTCTGTACGTATTCATAAGCAGAAAATGCAGGCTACTGTATTTAATATTCTGGGAATTGAAGAACAGGAAGCGCAGGAAAAATTCGGCTTCTTGCTGGAAGCACTGCGCTATGGTACTCCGCCACATGCAGGCCTGGCGTTTGGCCTTGACCGCATGGTGATGTTGATGACCGGTGCCAGTTCCATCCGTGATGTGATGGCGTTCCCGAAAACCACTACGGCGGCTTGTCCACTGACAAATGCTCCAAGTCCTGCTAACCCTCAACAGTTGGCGGAACTTGGTATCAATGTAGTGGCAAAAAACAGCGATAAAGCTGAATAA
- the cmoA gene encoding carboxy-S-adenosyl-L-methionine synthase CmoA, translating to MNSSQDTIYATAHTQVADFAFDDRVAGVFSDMIKRSVPGYGQIVATIGDYAKRLVQPNSNIYDLGCSLGAATLSIRRHIEGRHCRIIAVDSSEAMIDRCRENLAAYVSHTDVELKCADIRDIQIENASLVVLNFTLQFLPPEERDALLSHIYQGLLPGGALILSEKLRFSDDTIQQLLDAQHLDFKRANGYSELEISQKRSALENVMKTDTLEQHYARFTNAGFTHANVWFQCFNFASMVAVK from the coding sequence ATGAACAGTTCTCAGGACACTATTTACGCGACCGCACATACTCAGGTTGCCGACTTTGCTTTTGATGACCGGGTTGCCGGCGTCTTTAGTGACATGATCAAACGCTCTGTCCCCGGTTACGGACAGATAGTTGCCACTATCGGTGACTATGCAAAAAGGTTAGTTCAGCCCAATAGCAACATTTATGATCTGGGTTGTTCGCTCGGCGCGGCGACGTTAAGTATTCGGCGGCATATTGAGGGGCGACATTGCCGTATCATCGCCGTGGATAGTTCCGAAGCGATGATCGATCGCTGCCGTGAAAATCTGGCAGCTTATGTCAGCCATACAGATGTAGAGCTAAAGTGTGCTGACATTCGTGATATCCAGATTGAGAATGCTTCGTTGGTAGTGCTCAATTTCACCTTGCAATTTTTACCACCGGAAGAACGTGATGCGCTATTAAGCCATATCTATCAAGGGCTATTGCCTGGTGGAGCATTGATTCTTTCCGAGAAACTGCGTTTCTCCGATGACACAATTCAGCAGTTGCTGGATGCGCAACATCTGGATTTCAAACGCGCCAATGGTTATAGCGAACTGGAAATCAGTCAAAAACGCAGTGCACTGGAAAATGTTATGAAAACCGACACGCTCGAGCAACACTATGCTCGATTTACCAATGCCGGTTTTACCCATGCTAACGTCTGGTTTCAATGCTTTAATTTTGCCTCAATGGTGGCAGTCAAGTGA
- the cmoB gene encoding tRNA 5-methoxyuridine(34)/uridine 5-oxyacetic acid(34) synthase CmoB gives MISFSGFYRDIADSQLSILLESLPAKIGNWQRENNNGSLPKWEKVLAKLNYPTPDQLDLKDSVSIGSGAQLSAGQREKLENLLQLLHPWRKGPFDIHGIHIDTEWRSDWKWERIAPHISPLQSRTVLDVGCGSGYHMWRMFGAGARMVVGIDPSPLFLCQFEAVKKLAGSEYPVHLLPLGIEEMPASEAFDTVFSMGVLYHRKSPIDHLLQLHDQLRDGGELVLETLVIDGDEQAVLVPEDRYGKMNNVWFIPSVAALERWLRRCDFKDIRCVNLDVTSLAEQRSTPWMRNESLVDYLDPNNVDYTVEGYPAPKRATIIAVK, from the coding sequence GTGATCAGTTTCAGCGGATTTTATCGGGATATCGCCGATTCCCAACTTAGTATTCTGTTAGAGAGTTTACCGGCCAAGATCGGTAACTGGCAGCGAGAAAACAACAATGGCTCACTTCCCAAGTGGGAAAAAGTCTTGGCAAAACTCAATTATCCAACGCCGGATCAGCTGGATCTTAAAGATAGTGTCAGCATTGGCAGTGGTGCCCAGCTATCAGCAGGACAACGTGAAAAATTAGAGAATCTGCTGCAACTACTGCATCCCTGGCGGAAAGGTCCGTTCGATATTCATGGCATTCATATTGATACTGAATGGCGTTCTGACTGGAAGTGGGAGCGGATAGCTCCCCATATCAGCCCGTTGCAATCTCGCACCGTGTTGGATGTGGGTTGCGGTAGTGGTTATCACATGTGGCGAATGTTTGGTGCCGGTGCCAGAATGGTTGTGGGGATTGATCCCTCGCCTTTGTTTCTCTGTCAGTTTGAAGCCGTCAAAAAGCTCGCCGGTAGTGAATATCCCGTGCACCTGCTGCCATTAGGTATCGAAGAGATGCCGGCATCAGAGGCGTTTGACACGGTGTTTTCCATGGGCGTGTTGTATCACCGTAAGTCACCGATTGATCACCTGCTGCAACTCCATGACCAGTTGCGTGATGGCGGGGAACTGGTACTGGAAACGCTGGTCATCGATGGTGATGAGCAAGCGGTATTGGTTCCAGAAGATCGCTACGGCAAAATGAATAATGTATGGTTCATCCCGTCTGTTGCTGCCTTAGAACGGTGGCTAAGACGATGTGATTTTAAAGATATCCGCTGTGTTAACCTTGATGTGACATCACTGGCGGAACAACGCTCAACGCCTTGGATGCGGAACGAGTCACTTGTTGATTACCTCGATCCGAACAATGTCGATTATACGGTTGAAGGCTATCCTGCACCTAAGAGGGCTACCATTATCGCCGTAAAATAA